The window CAAGGGCCGCTACGTCATCATCAACGCCGATGATGTGGACGTCATCGAGGGCGAGAATGGGGTGCCGGATCGCATCATCATTTGCGAGCACACCCCGGGCAACAACCCCAACACCGCCGTCTGCGTCAACTCGCTGACCGTGGAAGGGGCCGTGCTCACCCTCCGCCAGGCGCCCGTGAACGGTAACCTGGTCGCGATCAAGGACCTGTCCGCCGCCTCCCTCTCGCTGCCCGACACCAACTTCGTGGCCGCGGGCGGCGATCGTCGCCGCGTCGCCTTCGGTGAAGGGAACACGGGCAACCGCGCCGGGCGTGTCCTCGTGGTCTTCGACCCCACCGGCACGCCGGCCGATGGCGCGCAGTACTCCGCGCCCATCGAGGTCACCGACCTGACCAGCAACGCCTCGGACAAGGTCTTTGGCCTGGACATCAACGCCAACTCGGCAAACATCGGCGTGCATGGCGAGGAGACCTTCTTCGCCGACTCGTCGCTCCGGTTGCAGGGCAAGTTTGCGACCTTCAACACGGGAGCGGGGATCGCGTTCCACCCGCTCAACAGCGACGAGAACACGACGGATCAGCTCGCCCGCGTGGCCTTCGTGGCCTCCGGCGACCAGTCGATCCAGATTGTCGACTCGTACACCTACCGGTTGCGGGGGCGGATCCCGATTCGCCGTAACTTGTATGGCCCGCTGCGGGCGTCGTTACCCAGCGCCGCGGAGAAGGCGGCGGACCCCACGTTGGTGGTGAAGCTGTTCGGCCTCACGCCGGAAGGGATCGTGATGATCGACGTGAGGACGAGCGACATCCAGTAGGGTCCTCTTGCGCAGGATAGAACGACCCGTTTGCTTCGCGAGCCCGGCCCCGGCCGGGCTCGTGTTGTATCCACGCCTACCCCGTGCCCGTGACCGTCTCCTTTCGTACGGCTGGTGAGTCACACGGACCGTCCCTCGTCGTGATCCTCGAAGGGATCCCGGCGGGGCTTCCGCTGCTCGCCGCCGACGTCAACGTGGAACTGGCTCGACGACAACTCGGTTACGGCAGGGGCCGGCGCATGCAGATCGAGCGGGACGCGGCCGAGTTCCTTTCGGGTGTGCGCGCGGGCGAGACAATCGGCTCACCCATCGCGCTGTTGATCCAGAATCGCGACTGGAAGAACTGGCAGGAGATCATGGACCCCGCGCCGCGCGAGGGTGACCCCGCGCTCCGTCGGCGCCCGGTCACGCGCCCACGCCCGGGACACGCGGATCTCGCCGGGATGCTGAAATATGACCGGCAGGACGCACGCGATATCCTGGAACGTGCGTCAGCCCGAGAGACGACCGCACGGGTGGCGGCCGGTGCCGTCTGTCGACACCTGCTGTCTCACTTTGGGATTGCCATCGGGAGCCACGTGGTGCACCTCGGCGGGATCGACGCCGCCTTGCCGGACCCGCGGCCACTGCCGCTCAACGCCGCCGCGGACCCGTCACCGGTACGAACGCTGGACCCGGACGCGGCTGCTCGCATGGTCGACGCCATCGACGCGGCGAAGGCGAGCGGGAACACGTTAGGCGGGATCGTCGAGGTCATAGCGACGGGACTTCCGGTTGGCCTCGGCTCCCACGTGGCGTGGGACCGCAAGCTCGATGGTCGGCTGGCCGCCGCGCTCATGTCGATTCCCGCGGTGAAGGGAGTGGAGGTGGGGCTGGGCTTCGAGGCGGCGCGACGGTCGGGGGCCGAGGTGCACGACGAGATCGCGGGCGACCCGGCACGGCCGCTGGCAGGTGGCGTCCGACGCCCCACCAACCGCGCGGGCGGGCTCGAGGGGGGAATTACGACCGGTGAGCCGCTGGTGCTCCGGGCGGCGATGAAGCCGATTGCCACCCTCATGCGACCCTTGGCCACGGTGGATACACAAACCGGCGAGAGCGCCTCCGCCGTGGCCGAACGATCCGACGTCACGGCGGTCCCGGCCATGGGGGTCATCGCCGAGGCGATGGTTGCCGTCGTCCTGGCGCAGGCATGGATGGAGAAGTTCGGCGGCGATTCCCTGACGGAAACTTCCCGTAACGTGCGCGGATACCTCGATCAGGTGGGCCGGGGCTTTGGCCGGCCGGGCGATGCGTAGCGAGGGGTGGCATGTCGCGCTTATCGGGATTCCCGGGGCCGGCAAGTCCACGGTGGCGCGTTTCGCCGCCGACATCCTGAACTACCCGCTGGTCGATTTCGACCGAACGATTGAGCGGCGCGCCGGGCGAACTATCGCGGAGATCTTTCGCGAGGATGGGGAAGGGGCGTTCCGGGAGATGGAGGCCGGGCTGACGCAGGAGCTGGTCACCGCGCCGGCGTCGGTGCTGTCGCCAGGGGGGGGCTGGGTCACTCGCCCCGAGGTCGTCGGCCTTATCCGCCCCCGCACGATCCTGGTCTGGCTGACCGTCAGTCCGAGGGTCGCGGTGCGTCGCATGGGCGCGGGGGTGAGCAGGCGCCCGCTATTAATGAAAGGGGATCCGGCGGCGGTTTTGGCGGGCATTTTGGCCGAAAGGGAGGGGCTTTATTCGGCGGCGGATGTGACGATTGACACCGAAGTCTATACGCCACAAGCAGTTGCGCATCAGGTCGCTCGCCTTGCCTCTGGTTGGCCGGGGCGCGTAGGTTAGGGAATGGAGCCCCGTCTCGATCGTCTGGTCGCCGAACTGCGTCGTCGGTTCGGCCGTGAGGACCATGTCTCCGAGGTCGAGGCCTGGTTGTCGTCTCAGGGGTACGATGGGGGACAGATTGGCACGATTGTCTCCGCCTGGCTGACCGATATTCGGGTTCAGGAGGGTGGGGAGCGGCCGCTGGAAGAAGCGTGGCCGGTGCGGGTGCAAGGGCCGCATGAACGCGGCCGGTTCACCCCGGACGCGTGGGGATACCTGTTGGGATTACGCGCCGCGGGCACCCTCGGGGCGATGGAACTTGAGCATGTGATCGAGCGCCTGCTGATGCAGGTGGATGCGCGGGTGTCCCTGGAGGACGCCCGGGCCATGGTAGACACTGGATTCTGGGATGGGAGCGGCTCGCCCGGCGAGCCCCTCATCGTGCACTGAGGACTCATGGCAGCCAAGAAGAAGGCAGCAGTGAAGAAGGCGTTAGGCGTCCGGCGTGTCGTCGGGCGTGGCGCGTCACGGGCGGCAACAAAGAAGGCCGCCAACACGAAGGCGGCGGCCAAGCGGCCGGCGCCGGCGCGTCGCGCTGCCGCCGACATCATGGAAGCGGTCGTCGACGACGCGCCCTCCAGCGGCGCAGCGCTCGTCATCGTCGAGTCCCCGGCCAAGGCGAAGACGATCGGGAAGTACCTCGGTCGCGGCTATCGCGTGAAGGCGACCATTGGGCACGTCCGCGACCTGCCGCAAAAGAAGCTCGGCATCGCGCTCGACAAAGAGTTCGAGCCGGAGTACGTGACCATCGAGGGAAAGGAGAAGACCCTCGCCGAACTCAAGGCGGCCGCGGTCGACGCGAGCGCCGTCTATATCGCGACCGACCCTGATCGCGAGGGTGAGGCGATCGGGTGGCACGTCGCCGAGCAGATCACCGGTGCGCGCAGCAAGTCGAAGTCGAAGGCCCCGGTCCACCGGGTCCTGTTCCACGAGATCACGAAGGAAGGGGTGCGCGCGGCGATGGAGAAGCCGCGGGCGATCGATACGCGTCTCTTCGAGGCCCAGCAGGCCCGCCGCATCCTCGACCGCCTCGTGGGCTACAAGGCCTCTCCCATCCTCTGGAAGGTGGTCAAGAAGGGGCTGTCCGCGGGTCGTGTGCAGACGGTGGCCCTCCGGCTGATCGTGGAGCGCGAGCGGGATATTCGCGCGTTCCGTCCGCAGGAATACTGGAGCATCGCGGCGGAACTACAGAAGGGCGGGCAGACCTTCGCCGCCAAGCTGCACGCGATTGATGACAAGAAGCTCGAGGTGCACACCGCGGCGCATGCCCACGGCATTGTCGCCGATGTGCAGCAGGCTGCGGCGAAGCGGGGGGCGGGGCGGCCGCGGCGCGTGGCCCGTTAGGCGTTTTCCCGCTCACCGACGTCAAGCGCCGGGAGCGTCGCAAGAACCCGGCGGCACCGTTCACGACCTCCACGTTGCAGCAGGAGGCGGCAAAGAAATGCAGCTTCGGCTCCAAACGCACCATGCGCCTGGCGCAGGACTTGTACGAAGGCATTGAGCTGGGGAAGGACGAGGGCGCGGTCGGCCTCATTACCTACATGCGAACCGACTCGACCCGGGTGGCAGAAAGCGCGGCCCTCCAGGCCCGCGACCTCCTGCGCAACCAGTACGGCGCCGAGTACCTCTCCAACGCGCCGCAGCTGTACGGCAAGGCCGGAGCGAACACCCAGGACGCCCACGAATGCGTGCGCCCCACCGATCCGTCGCGTCATCCGGACCAGGTGCGGAAGTACCTCAAGGACGACCAGTTCAAGCTCTATCAGCTCATCTGGCAGCGCTTCATGGCGTCCCAGATGGCGCCAGCCGTCTTCGACACCACCACCCTCGACTTCGAGTTCGCCGGGAGCCAGGCGCGGTATGTGTTCCGGGCCACCGGGAGCGTCATCAAGTTCAAGGGATTCCTGGCGCTGTACCGCGAGTCGCGCGAGGAGGGCGACGGCAAGGCGCTCGAGGACGAGCAGGCCCTGCCCGTGGCGACCGTCGGCGAACTCGTGCCCCTGCAGACGCTCACCCCCAACCAGCACTTCACCGAACCGCCGCCGCGTTTCTCCGAGGCCAGCCTCGTCAAGGAACTGGAACGGCTCGGCATTGGCCGGCCGTCCACTTACGCTTCCATCATCTCCACCCTCGTGGACCGTCGGTACGTGCTCCTGGAGCAGCGACGCTTCACGCCAACATCGTTAGGCGAGAGTGTCGAACGGGTCATGGTGAAGCAGTTCCCGGACATCTTCAACGTCGGCTTTACCAGCGAGATGGAGGGCGAACTCGACAAGATCGAGGAGGGGGCGCTCCCCTGGCGACGGGTCCTCAAGGACTTCTACGGTCCCTTCGAGACCTCGCTCGCGGACGTGGACGTTCCCGGGTTGATCGCCGAGGCGCACGACCTCTCGGCCCTCGCCACCGACAAGTGCCCCAAGTGCGGCGGGGCCCTCGTGCCCAAGGGCGGCTTCTTCGGGCCGTTTGTCGCCTGCGAGAACCACCCCAAGGCCTGTGACTTCACCCGTCCGGTCAGTGGCGAGAAGAAGCCGGCGGTGGTCACCGACTACATGTGCCACGAGTGTGGCGCGCCCATGGTCATTCGCCATGGCCGCAGCGGCGACTTCCTCGGCTGTTCCAAGTTCCCGAAGTGCCGGGGCACCCGGTCCATGCCGACGGGCGTCATGTGTCCCAAAGACGGTGGCGAACTCGCCCAGCGGCGTTCCAAGGCGCGCGGCAAGACCTTTTTCGGGTGCGAGAACTACCCGAAATGCGACTTCGTCTGCTGGGACAAGCCGGTCAAGGAGAGCTGCCCGGAGTGCGGGTACGTCGGGGCCGAGGCGAAGTCGAACAAGACGCGCGGCGAGTTCCGGAAGTGCCTCAAGTGCGCCAATGAGTGGGACGTGGTCCCGGTGGAGGAAGTCGTCGCCGTCGGCTGATGTCCCGCGGGCGGGGTACTACCTTACGCCCATGAGTAACTCCCCTGTGGTCCGGGTCATCGGGGGCGGCCTTGCCGGGAGCGAGGCCGCCTGGCAGCTCGCCGTCCGCGGCATCGCGGTGGAACTGTGCGAGATGCGTCCGTTGCGGCCCACGGAGGCGCACAAGACCGATCGTCTCGCCGAGCTGGTCTGCTCCAATACGTTCAAGAGCACGGAGACCACCAACGCGCACGGTCTGCTCAAGGCCGAGATGCGCGCCCTCGACTGCCTCGTCTTGCGATGCGCAGACGCAGCACGTGTGCCCGCCGGGAGCGCCCTCGCCGTGGATCGCGACCTCTTTTCCCAGGGGGTCCACGACGCCCTCGTCGCTCACCCCAACGTTCACCTTGTGCGTGGCGAGGTCAGTGCCTTGTCGTCGCCGATGATTGTCGCGACCGGTCCGCTCACGTCGCCGGCGCTCTCCGAGTCGATCGCGGCGCGCTTGGGCACCGGTGCCCTCGCTTTCTACGATGCCATTGCGCCGATCGTCGACGTGGACAGCATCGATCACGGCATCGCCTTTCGTGCCGCGCGGTACGACAAGGAGACGATGGATGGGGCCGGTGACGAAGGGGCCTACCTCAATTGCCCCATGTCGCGGGACGAATACGAGGCCCTGATTGACGCGCTCGCCGCCGCAGATCAACACCAGGGGCACGCCTTCGATGCGGTGCCGTACTTCGAGGGGTGCATGCCCGTCGAGGAAATGGTCAAGCGCGGGCGCGACACCCTGCGTTTTGGGCCCCTCAAGCCGGTCGGGCTTACCGATCCCCGCACGGGGCGACGTCCCTGGGCCGTGGTGCAGCTTCGTCGTGAGGATCGCGCCGGGCGCATGTGGAACATGGTCGGCTTCCAGACGCGGATGCGCATCCCGGAGCAGCAACGCGTCCTGCGCATGATCCCCGGCCTGGGAGATGCCGAGTTCCTGCGCTACGGATCGATCCATCGCAACTCGTACCTCAACACCCCGGCCGTCCTGACGCCGCACCTGTCGGCGCGCGACGATGATCGCCTCCTGTTCGCCGGGCAGCTGACCGGTGTGGAGGGGTACACGGAAAGCACCGCCACCGGGCTGCTCGCCGGGGTGAACATGGCCCGCCTCCTCGCGGGTGAGGCGGCCGCCTGCCCACCAGTAGAGACGATGCTCGGAGCCCTGTATCGCTACCTGCGCGAAGCGGATCCGAAACACTTCCAGCCGATGAACGCCAACTTCGGGTTGCTGGACGACCTGGCGACGCCGGTGAAGGACAAGCGACTCAAGCGGGAAGCGTTCGCCGCGCGTTCCCTGGCCGCGCTGGGTACCTGGCGCGACACGGTAGTCGCGGTCCCGGCGCGCGCATGAGCGACGGCACGACCGCCCCGCGCGAGGAGGTCGCCGGTTTTCTGCGTCACCTGGCCAGTGAACGCGACCTCTCCCCACACACCGTCGCCGCCTATACGCACGACCTCACGCTCTTCAGCGAGTACCTCGGCACGGAGGGACAGGACGGCGATACCTTCTTCACATCGGTGGATCGCCTCGCCATGCGAGGGTTCCTGGCCTGGTTGAAGAAGCGCGGCCTGTCGCAACGATCGATGGCGCGCGCGATGTCTGCCCTTCGCACCTTCTATCGTTACCTGCAGCGCGAGGAGCTGGCGGATGTCAATCCCGCGCGGGTGGTCCGGGCCCCGAAGTTCGAGCGATACCTGCCGAAGTACCTGGACCGGGCGCAGGCCGATCGGTTGTTCGATGCCGCGATGGCGCGCGCGATGGAAGGGGCGTTCAACGACGTGCGGAACCTGGCCATCCTTGAGCTGTTCTACGCGACCGGAATCCGTCTCTCGGAGCTGCAGGGGATCAACCGCACGGACCTCGACCTGCTCGGGCAACAGCTCAAGGTGCGAGGGAAGGGGCGCAAGGAACGCATCGTGCCGTTTGGGACGCCGGCGGTGCGGGCCCTGCGCAACTACGAGGCGAAGCGCGACGAGCTGGTCCGGTTGCGTGGGAAGGCCGCCGACCGCGCGGCGCTCTTTCTCTCGCGCACGGGCAAGCGGCTGAGCCATCGCGGGATCCAGCAGGTGGTGGACGGCTTCCTCGCCCGCGTGAGTGACGCGGAGGGGCTGAGCACGCACTCCCTGCGCCATTCGTTTGCCACCCACCTGTTGGACGCCGGCGCGGACCTGCGTGCGGTCCAGGAGTTGCTGGGTCACGCCTCCGTGTCCACGACGCAGATCTACACGCACACCAGCATCGAGCGCCTCAAAGCGACGTACCGCAAGGCCCACCCCCGTGCCTGACGAGTCCTCCATGACGACCTTTCACGCCACCACCATCCTCTCCGTGCGCCGCGATGGCCTGGTCGCCCTCGGTGGCGATGGCCAGGTGACGATGGGCAACACCATCACCAAGGCCAACGCACAAAAGGTGCGCAGCCTGGCCGGCGGGCGCGTGCTGGCCGGCTTTGCCGGTGCGGCCGCCGACGCCTTCACCCTCTTCGAGAAGTTCGAGGAGAAACTCGAGCGGTATCCGGGGAACTTGCCCAAGGCCGCCGTGGAACTCGCGAAGGAGTGGCGCAGTGATCGCGTGCTACGTCGCCTCGAGGCGTTGCTCGCCGTGGCCGACCGCGACCACTCGTTCCTGCTCTCGGGGACCGGGGACATCATCGAACCCGATGACGGGATCCTCGCCATCGGATCTGGCGGCTCCTATGCCCTCGCCGCGGCCCGGGCCCTCGTGGCACACACCACCCTCCCGCCCGTGGAGGTGGTGCGCAAGGCGCTCCTCATCGCCGGCGAGATCTGCATCTACACGAACCAGAACATCACCGTCGTCGAGCCGACCGCCTGATCATGCCCTCCCGCCAGACCGAAGCCGCCATCGCGCGACTCGCCGACCTCACCCCGCGCCAGATTGTCGCGGAGCTCGACCGCTACATCGTCGGGCAACATGCCGCCAAGAAGTCGGTCGCGATTGCGCTGCGCAACCGGTGGCGGCGGCAACGTGCGCCCGAGTCGATCCGGGACGAGATCGCGCCGAACAACATCATCCTCATCGGCCCAACGGGCGTCGGCAAAACCGAGATCGCCCGCCGGCTGGCCCGACTCGCTGGCGCGCCGTTCATCAAGGTGGAAGCGTCCAAGTTCACGGAAGTCGGGTACGTGGGTCGTGACGTCGAGGGGATGGTGCGCGACCTCGTGGAGAGCGCGATCGATCTGGTGCGCACGGAGCGTGAGGTGGAGGTGCAGGTCCCTGCGGCCGAACGCGTGGACGACCGACTGCTCGACATCCTCCTCCCGGTGCCGCCTGAGGCGAAGGCAAAGGAAGGAAAGCTGGAGGAAGGGCCCGGCGGTGTCTTCGTTGTCTCACCGACCGGTGCCGTGTCGCAGGAACAGGCCGGGGCACGGGAGCGCTACCAGCGCACGCGGGAGAAGCTCAAGCAGCTGCTCAAGGAAGGGCAGCTCGAGGATCGGGAGGTGGAGGTTGAAGTGACGCAGGCCGCCCCGACGCCCATGGGGATGATGAGCCCCGGTGGGCAGGAAGGGATGGAGTCGATCTCCAACATGCTCAAGGACATGATGCCGCGGCGGACGCGACGGCGCACGATGAAGGTGTCCGAGGCGCGTGGGGTGTTGCTGCAGGAGGAGCAGGACAAGTTGATCGACAAGGACGACCTGGCGACGGAAGCCATCGCGCGGGTCGAGCGCCTGGGGATCATCTTCCTCGACGAGATCGACAAGATCGCCAGCCGTGCCGGGGACCGCACGGGGCCGGATGTCTCGCGCGAGGGGGTGCAGCGTGACCTGCTGCCGATCGTTGAAGGATCCAACGTGCAGACCAAGCACGGGATGGTGAAGACCGACCACGTGTTGTTCATCGCCGCGGGCGCGTTTCACGTCAGCAAGCCCAGTGACCTCATCCCGGAGCTGCAGGGGCGATTCCCCATCCGGGTGGAGCTGACGGCGCTGACGGAGGAGGACTTCGTCCGCATCATGACGGAGCCGGAGAACGCCCTCAC is drawn from Gemmatimonadota bacterium and contains these coding sequences:
- the aroC gene encoding chorismate synthase, which encodes MTVSFRTAGESHGPSLVVILEGIPAGLPLLAADVNVELARRQLGYGRGRRMQIERDAAEFLSGVRAGETIGSPIALLIQNRDWKNWQEIMDPAPREGDPALRRRPVTRPRPGHADLAGMLKYDRQDARDILERASARETTARVAAGAVCRHLLSHFGIAIGSHVVHLGGIDAALPDPRPLPLNAAADPSPVRTLDPDAAARMVDAIDAAKASGNTLGGIVEVIATGLPVGLGSHVAWDRKLDGRLAAALMSIPAVKGVEVGLGFEAARRSGAEVHDEIAGDPARPLAGGVRRPTNRAGGLEGGITTGEPLVLRAAMKPIATLMRPLATVDTQTGESASAVAERSDVTAVPAMGVIAEAMVAVVLAQAWMEKFGGDSLTETSRNVRGYLDQVGRGFGRPGDA
- a CDS encoding shikimate kinase; translation: MRSEGWHVALIGIPGAGKSTVARFAADILNYPLVDFDRTIERRAGRTIAEIFREDGEGAFREMEAGLTQELVTAPASVLSPGGGWVTRPEVVGLIRPRTILVWLTVSPRVAVRRMGAGVSRRPLLMKGDPAAVLAGILAEREGLYSAADVTIDTEVYTPQAVAHQVARLASGWPGRVG
- a CDS encoding DUF494 family protein — its product is MEPRLDRLVAELRRRFGREDHVSEVEAWLSSQGYDGGQIGTIVSAWLTDIRVQEGGERPLEEAWPVRVQGPHERGRFTPDAWGYLLGLRAAGTLGAMELEHVIERLLMQVDARVSLEDARAMVDTGFWDGSGSPGEPLIVH
- the trmFO gene encoding methylenetetrahydrofolate--tRNA-(uracil(54)-C(5))-methyltransferase (FADH(2)-oxidizing) TrmFO, giving the protein MSNSPVVRVIGGGLAGSEAAWQLAVRGIAVELCEMRPLRPTEAHKTDRLAELVCSNTFKSTETTNAHGLLKAEMRALDCLVLRCADAARVPAGSALAVDRDLFSQGVHDALVAHPNVHLVRGEVSALSSPMIVATGPLTSPALSESIAARLGTGALAFYDAIAPIVDVDSIDHGIAFRAARYDKETMDGAGDEGAYLNCPMSRDEYEALIDALAAADQHQGHAFDAVPYFEGCMPVEEMVKRGRDTLRFGPLKPVGLTDPRTGRRPWAVVQLRREDRAGRMWNMVGFQTRMRIPEQQRVLRMIPGLGDAEFLRYGSIHRNSYLNTPAVLTPHLSARDDDRLLFAGQLTGVEGYTESTATGLLAGVNMARLLAGEAAACPPVETMLGALYRYLREADPKHFQPMNANFGLLDDLATPVKDKRLKREAFAARSLAALGTWRDTVVAVPARA
- a CDS encoding tyrosine recombinase XerC translates to MSDGTTAPREEVAGFLRHLASERDLSPHTVAAYTHDLTLFSEYLGTEGQDGDTFFTSVDRLAMRGFLAWLKKRGLSQRSMARAMSALRTFYRYLQREELADVNPARVVRAPKFERYLPKYLDRAQADRLFDAAMARAMEGAFNDVRNLAILELFYATGIRLSELQGINRTDLDLLGQQLKVRGKGRKERIVPFGTPAVRALRNYEAKRDELVRLRGKAADRAALFLSRTGKRLSHRGIQQVVDGFLARVSDAEGLSTHSLRHSFATHLLDAGADLRAVQELLGHASVSTTQIYTHTSIERLKATYRKAHPRA
- the hslV gene encoding ATP-dependent protease subunit HslV; translated protein: MTTFHATTILSVRRDGLVALGGDGQVTMGNTITKANAQKVRSLAGGRVLAGFAGAAADAFTLFEKFEEKLERYPGNLPKAAVELAKEWRSDRVLRRLEALLAVADRDHSFLLSGTGDIIEPDDGILAIGSGGSYALAAARALVAHTTLPPVEVVRKALLIAGEICIYTNQNITVVEPTA
- the hslU gene encoding ATP-dependent protease ATPase subunit HslU codes for the protein MPSRQTEAAIARLADLTPRQIVAELDRYIVGQHAAKKSVAIALRNRWRRQRAPESIRDEIAPNNIILIGPTGVGKTEIARRLARLAGAPFIKVEASKFTEVGYVGRDVEGMVRDLVESAIDLVRTEREVEVQVPAAERVDDRLLDILLPVPPEAKAKEGKLEEGPGGVFVVSPTGAVSQEQAGARERYQRTREKLKQLLKEGQLEDREVEVEVTQAAPTPMGMMSPGGQEGMESISNMLKDMMPRRTRRRTMKVSEARGVLLQEEQDKLIDKDDLATEAIARVERLGIIFLDEIDKIASRAGDRTGPDVSREGVQRDLLPIVEGSNVQTKHGMVKTDHVLFIAAGAFHVSKPSDLIPELQGRFPIRVELTALTEEDFVRIMTEPENALTRQYVALVESEGASLSFAEDGIREIARIATQANVRMENIGARRLHTVMTTLLEDVLFTLPDGGREPIRVDAAMVRDRLKAVLDDEDLRKYIL